A genomic region of Mustela erminea isolate mMusErm1 chromosome 12, mMusErm1.Pri, whole genome shotgun sequence contains the following coding sequences:
- the LOC116570955 gene encoding LOW QUALITY PROTEIN: uncharacterized protein LOC116570955 (The sequence of the model RefSeq protein was modified relative to this genomic sequence to represent the inferred CDS: inserted 2 bases in 1 codon; deleted 2 bases in 1 codon) — MFTTSGCCMVGPKGLTGSRLGPTATLPFLTLPHARVHTHTHTHTCERMRAHTHPLKCIPLRNAPLASGCFHPPTTGLGHARSHLPQGLCAVPSVWGPSVCTRCPDPCRGSFSAPHTLLPSAHMFPPREHSAHVVTGAALRAPRPVCASVSPRAGPTPASQGDLNRPCAGPGRSPPPAPSLYGTERPRRPGSTVPRYPRHFRGTSVALPSTSRDLTLSQFLLSPLLGPQIPGRSCVTRTASPTSLRGSVGPXQVTARPLGHFHTLLSTESPDFGKKRELTLPQMLPLAAATPMNLHPHSPGQIWGHSAAWQPHQLGRRNSTARQEPWENAANGRSRK; from the exons ATGTTCACAACCAGCGGATGCTGCATGGTAGGGCCCAAGGGACTGACCGGCTCCCGCCTCGGCCCCACAGCCACACTTCCCTTCTTAACCTTGCcacacgcacgtgtgcacacacacacgcacacg cacacatgcgagcgcatgcgcgcacacacacaccctttaaAGTGTATTCCTCTGAGAAATGCCCCATTAGCATCAGGCTGCTTCCATCCCCCCACAACAGGCCTTGGACATGCCAGGAGccacctgccccagggcctttgtgcCGTTCCTTCTGTCTGGGGTCCGTCTGTATGCACACGTTGCCCAGATCCCTGCCGCGGGTCCTTCAGCGCTCCGCACACCCTGCTGCCCTCAGCACACATGTTCCCGCCCCGTGAGCACTCCGCACACGTCGTCACCGGTGCTGCCCTCCGTGCCCCCCGGCCTGTGTGTGCTTCGGTTAGTCCGAGGGCAGGACCCACCCCTGCATCTCAGGGAGACCTTAACAGACCCTGCGCTGGCCCTGGTCGCTCCCCACCACCCGCCCCTTCTCTGTATGGGACTGAACGTCCCCGAAGGCCAGGCTCGACAGTGCCCAGGTACCCGCGGCACTTCCGTGGCACTTCCGTGGCACTTCCGTCCACGTCACGGGACTTGACCTTGTCACAGTTCTTGCTAAGCCCCCTGCTGGGTCCTCAGATCCCAGGCCGGAGCTGTGTCACGAGGACGGCATCTCCCACTTCTCTGAGAGGTTCTGTTGGTCC GCAGGTCACGGCCCGTCCCCTCGGGCATTTCCACACACTCCTGAGCACAGAGTCTCCCGACTTCGGGAAGAAACGTGAGCTAACATTGCCTCAAATGTTGCCTCTGGCAGCGGCAACCCCAATGAACCTCCACCCACATAGTCCTGGGCAAATCTGGGGCCACTCTGCTGCCTGGCAGCCCCATCAGCTGGGCCGCAGGAACTCCACGGCAAGACAGGAGCCTTGGGAAAATGCAGCaaatgggagaagcaggaagtAG